A region from the Sandaracinus amylolyticus genome encodes:
- a CDS encoding Kazal-type serine protease inhibitor domain-containing protein yields MHDRSILPLRAARALRPAFALLLGIPLLLAPRGCEEPGDPDTCFCADIYAPVCGADGRTYGNACEAECVGAMIAHEGECDAGCVCPAVYAPVCGDDGKTYGNTCEAACAGVMVVRDGECETSCACPDVYAPVCGQDGRTYGNACEANCAGVMVDHEGRCECPAIPPIYCEWGYVVDQNGCPTPECLPPPTCEPVMCEIACEFGHVIDERGCAICACNPPPMCEPVLCDVYCEHGHARDERGCETCACDPPPVCEPVLCDVYCEHGHARDERGCETCACNPPPADLCLSDDECGAGAYCDHTVCRSPCEGLPDDRACPAVCYGECRPTPPPSCSADADCAAGEVCVVPVCIWDDPSAPCPDEGTCVPVER; encoded by the coding sequence ATGCACGATCGATCCATCCTTCCCTTGCGCGCCGCGCGAGCGCTGCGCCCCGCGTTCGCGCTCCTGCTCGGCATCCCACTGCTGCTCGCGCCGCGCGGCTGCGAGGAGCCCGGGGACCCGGACACCTGCTTCTGCGCCGACATCTACGCGCCGGTCTGCGGCGCGGACGGGCGCACCTACGGCAACGCGTGCGAGGCCGAGTGCGTGGGCGCGATGATCGCGCACGAAGGCGAGTGTGACGCGGGCTGCGTCTGCCCCGCGGTCTACGCGCCGGTGTGCGGCGACGACGGCAAGACCTACGGCAACACGTGCGAGGCCGCGTGCGCCGGTGTGATGGTCGTGCGCGACGGCGAGTGCGAGACGAGCTGCGCGTGCCCCGACGTCTACGCGCCGGTGTGCGGCCAGGACGGGCGCACGTACGGCAACGCGTGCGAGGCCAACTGCGCGGGCGTGATGGTCGATCACGAAGGCCGCTGCGAGTGCCCGGCGATCCCGCCGATCTACTGCGAGTGGGGCTACGTCGTCGATCAGAACGGCTGTCCCACGCCCGAGTGCCTGCCGCCTCCGACGTGCGAGCCGGTGATGTGCGAGATCGCCTGCGAGTTCGGCCACGTGATCGACGAGCGCGGCTGCGCGATCTGCGCGTGCAACCCGCCGCCGATGTGCGAGCCCGTCCTCTGCGACGTCTACTGCGAGCACGGCCACGCGCGCGACGAGCGCGGCTGCGAGACCTGCGCGTGCGACCCGCCGCCGGTGTGCGAGCCCGTCCTCTGCGACGTCTACTGCGAGCACGGCCACGCGCGCGACGAGCGCGGCTGCGAGACCTGCGCGTGCAACCCGCCGCCGGCGGACCTCTGCCTGAGCGACGACGAGTGCGGCGCGGGCGCGTACTGCGACCACACCGTGTGCCGCTCGCCCTGCGAGGGTCTGCCCGACGACCGTGCGTGCCCCGCGGTCTGCTACGGCGAGTGCCGTCCGACGCCGCCGCCCTCGTGCTCGGCGGACGCGGACTGCGCGGCCGGTGAGGTCTGCGTCGTGCCCGTGTGCATCTGGGACGACCCGAGCGCGCCTTGTCCCGACGAGGGCACCTGCGTCCCCGTCGAGCGCTGA
- a CDS encoding peroxiredoxin, producing MRLRMIGNVVIAAMLAACGGSQQVSGGGGTTAEAAPARETPVPVGEAAPAFMLQDQTGRVRQLSEYRGHPVVLYFYPRDATPGCTAEACAFRDAWDRLQGTGAVVLGVSTDDVESHRRFHDEHQLPFELLADLDGRVAQQYGVPMQMGMTARMTFLIDDEGVVRHVWEDVDPGVHVDEVIAEIDELP from the coding sequence ATGCGGCTGCGGATGATCGGGAACGTGGTGATCGCGGCGATGCTCGCGGCGTGCGGAGGATCGCAGCAAGTGAGCGGCGGCGGCGGGACGACCGCCGAAGCAGCGCCCGCGCGCGAGACGCCGGTGCCCGTCGGTGAGGCGGCGCCTGCGTTCATGCTGCAGGACCAGACGGGGCGGGTGCGGCAGCTCTCCGAGTACCGCGGTCACCCCGTGGTCCTCTACTTCTATCCGCGCGATGCGACGCCGGGCTGCACCGCGGAGGCGTGCGCGTTCCGCGACGCGTGGGATCGGCTGCAGGGCACGGGCGCGGTCGTGCTCGGCGTGTCGACCGACGACGTCGAGTCGCATCGTCGCTTCCACGACGAGCACCAGCTGCCCTTCGAGCTGCTCGCGGATCTCGATGGTCGCGTCGCGCAGCAGTACGGCGTGCCGATGCAGATGGGCATGACCGCGCGCATGACGTTCCTGATCGACGACGAGGGCGTCGTCCGGCACGTGTGGGAGGACGTCGATCCCGGCGTGCACGTCGACGAGGTGATCGCGGAGATCGACGAGCTGCCGTGA
- a CDS encoding MBL fold metallo-hydrolase: MELRVLGCHGGETPKHKTSSFLLDGKVAIDAGAVTSMLTLEEQHAIETVLVSHAHLDHVRDLATLADNRCQQGGPPLVIAGIPETLEVLKKHFFNDLLWPDFSKIPAGSSGMTIELRPLVPEETTELSGMRITPVLVHHTIDASGFVVETPSGALGYSGDTGPTTRFWEKLNATRDLRALLMEISFPDEHHKLAKVSGHHTPETLEAELQKLHDHRELPVLLYHIKPVFEQRVEKELSRIRDRNLDICRLGDQFVL; encoded by the coding sequence ATGGAACTACGAGTCCTCGGCTGCCACGGCGGTGAGACGCCGAAGCACAAGACCTCGAGCTTCCTCCTCGACGGGAAGGTCGCGATCGACGCCGGCGCGGTGACCTCGATGCTCACGCTCGAGGAGCAGCACGCGATCGAGACGGTGCTCGTCAGCCACGCGCACCTCGACCACGTGCGCGACCTCGCGACGCTCGCCGACAACCGCTGCCAGCAGGGCGGGCCGCCGCTGGTGATCGCGGGCATCCCCGAGACGCTCGAGGTGCTGAAGAAGCACTTCTTCAACGACCTGCTGTGGCCCGACTTCTCGAAGATCCCCGCGGGGAGCTCGGGGATGACGATCGAGCTGCGCCCGCTCGTGCCCGAGGAGACGACCGAGCTCAGCGGGATGCGCATCACGCCGGTGCTGGTGCACCACACGATCGACGCGTCGGGCTTCGTCGTGGAGACGCCGAGCGGTGCGCTCGGCTACTCCGGCGACACCGGGCCGACCACGCGGTTCTGGGAGAAGCTCAACGCGACGCGCGATCTCCGCGCGCTGCTGATGGAGATCTCGTTCCCCGACGAGCACCACAAGCTCGCGAAGGTGAGCGGCCACCACACGCCCGAGACGCTCGAGGCGGAGCTGCAGAAGCTCCACGATCACCGCGAGCTGCCGGTGCTCCTCTATCACATCAAGCCGGTGTTCGAGCAGCGCGTCGAGAAGGAGCTGTCGCGCATCCGCGATCGCAACCTCGACATCTGTCGGTTGGGCGATCAGTTCGTCCTGTAG
- a CDS encoding Crp/Fnr family transcriptional regulator — MTTPRAPVTLTGHMGEGDALFARFGRTFEPGEVLFREDEPGNTMFVIQQGQVRITKATRDGTKTLAILGPGEFFGEMAILNSKPRNATAEALSPLRCLVIDARTFGQMVVSNAEIAVRMITKLARRLDSANALIEVLMHRDPKARVILGLSRQAEMIGEERDDGSVWVPITRTDLAAEIGLSEEETEDVLVRLRRLRIVEGGDDGFVVGDVQRLQEFLEFLEMRERFGDGN, encoded by the coding sequence TTGACCACACCTCGCGCACCCGTTACGCTCACAGGCCATATGGGCGAGGGCGACGCGCTCTTCGCGCGGTTCGGCCGCACCTTCGAGCCGGGAGAGGTGCTGTTCCGCGAGGACGAGCCCGGCAACACGATGTTCGTGATCCAGCAGGGTCAGGTCCGGATCACCAAGGCGACCCGCGACGGCACGAAGACGCTCGCGATCCTCGGCCCCGGAGAGTTCTTCGGCGAGATGGCGATCCTCAACTCGAAGCCGCGCAACGCCACCGCAGAGGCGCTCTCGCCGCTGCGCTGCCTGGTGATCGACGCGCGCACCTTCGGGCAGATGGTCGTCAGCAACGCCGAGATCGCGGTCCGCATGATCACCAAGCTCGCGCGCCGGCTCGACTCGGCGAACGCGCTGATCGAGGTGCTCATGCACCGCGACCCGAAGGCGCGCGTGATCCTCGGTCTCTCGCGCCAGGCGGAGATGATCGGCGAGGAGCGCGACGACGGCTCGGTCTGGGTCCCGATCACGCGCACCGATCTCGCGGCCGAGATCGGGCTCAGCGAAGAAGAGACGGAGGACGTGCTGGTGCGCTTGCGTCGTCTGCGGATCGTCGAAGGAGGAGACGACGGCTTCGTCGTCGGCGACGTCCAGCGCCTGCAGGAGTTCCTCGAGTTCCTCGAGATGCGCGAGCGCTTCGGGGACGGCAACTGA
- a CDS encoding TIGR04282 family arsenosugar biosynthesis glycosyltransferase, with amino-acid sequence MRVAIFARPPIPGRCKTRLARAIGDVRAAELHAAFVIDTLEHVRAREGLRPELHVTELHPFFAQLRARFELPPPIVQVEGDLGARMRHALDREPGPACVIGTDAPTLPHALIGRASIALGDDDFVCTPTSDGGYALIGSAGRAPSTFLEDPRIRWSSRHALADTMRAAPSRIALTAPWYDVDEPADLALLGTHLTLDPRAAPATAALLLGQRRRTSTF; translated from the coding sequence ATGCGCGTCGCGATCTTCGCGCGCCCGCCGATCCCCGGTCGCTGCAAGACACGCCTCGCGCGCGCGATCGGCGATGTGCGCGCCGCCGAGCTCCACGCCGCGTTCGTGATCGACACGCTCGAGCACGTGCGTGCGCGCGAAGGGCTGCGCCCCGAGCTCCACGTGACCGAGCTCCATCCGTTCTTCGCGCAGCTCCGCGCGCGCTTCGAGCTGCCTCCGCCCATCGTGCAGGTCGAGGGCGATCTCGGCGCGCGCATGCGCCACGCGCTCGATCGCGAGCCAGGCCCGGCGTGTGTGATCGGCACCGACGCGCCCACGCTGCCGCACGCGCTGATCGGTCGCGCGAGCATCGCGCTCGGCGACGACGACTTCGTGTGCACGCCGACGAGCGACGGCGGCTACGCGCTCATCGGCAGCGCGGGTCGCGCACCCTCGACGTTCCTCGAAGATCCGCGCATCCGCTGGTCCTCCCGCCACGCGCTCGCCGACACGATGCGCGCCGCGCCGTCGCGCATCGCGCTCACCGCGCCCTGGTACGACGTCGACGAGCCCGCCGATCTCGCGCTGCTCGGGACGCACCTCACCCTCGATCCGCGCGCAGCGCCCGCCACCGCCGCCCTGCTCCTCGGCCAGAGACGGCGAACATCCACGTTTTGA
- a CDS encoding aminopeptidase has product MSATALSRVTVSQLDLAAREVVGSALAVREREVVAIFADATSVRMGDALARAVEARGAEPRMIWLDDLGPRPLLELPVGIDVVLEGMTASAFVASAPAPEITMRRALLAKLTGQRVRHAHMPGVSHLAFVRGLRVDYDAVAGHGMRLLARLTSSTRITVSSASGTRLRIATSPATRWMPQLGQLEPGRWGNLPAGALYAVPDSIDGVYVANAAVGPHATSSTPVTLYIADGRVVRLAAEDDPVLEQMLRARIESAPNRDRVGLVAIGCNYGIVESTGEAIVDQNMPGLHLALGDAASDVTGVAWSAAGSLPCCAAGTSVVVDGEAIVRSGVLVDPS; this is encoded by the coding sequence ATGTCGGCGACGGCGCTCTCCCGGGTCACCGTCTCGCAGCTCGATCTCGCGGCGCGCGAGGTCGTGGGCAGCGCGCTCGCGGTGCGCGAGCGAGAGGTCGTCGCGATCTTCGCGGACGCGACGTCGGTGCGCATGGGCGACGCGCTCGCGCGCGCGGTCGAGGCGCGCGGCGCGGAGCCGCGGATGATCTGGCTCGACGATCTCGGGCCACGCCCTCTGCTCGAGCTCCCGGTCGGCATCGACGTCGTGCTCGAGGGCATGACCGCGAGCGCGTTCGTCGCGAGCGCCCCCGCGCCCGAGATCACGATGCGTCGCGCGCTGCTCGCGAAGCTCACCGGGCAGCGCGTGCGTCACGCGCACATGCCGGGCGTCAGCCACCTCGCGTTCGTGCGCGGGCTGCGCGTCGACTACGACGCGGTCGCGGGCCACGGCATGCGCTTGCTCGCGCGCCTGACGTCGTCGACGCGCATCACCGTGAGCTCCGCGAGCGGGACGCGGCTGCGCATCGCGACCTCGCCCGCGACGCGCTGGATGCCGCAGCTCGGTCAGCTCGAGCCGGGGCGCTGGGGCAACCTCCCGGCGGGCGCGCTCTACGCGGTGCCGGACTCGATCGACGGCGTGTACGTCGCGAACGCCGCGGTCGGCCCACACGCGACGTCGAGCACGCCGGTCACGCTCTACATCGCCGACGGTCGCGTGGTGCGCCTCGCGGCCGAGGACGATCCGGTGCTCGAGCAGATGCTGCGTGCGCGCATCGAGTCGGCGCCGAACCGCGATCGTGTCGGGCTCGTCGCGATCGGATGCAACTACGGGATCGTCGAGTCCACCGGCGAGGCGATCGTCGATCAGAACATGCCGGGCCTGCACCTCGCGCTCGGCGATGCCGCGTCGGACGTGACCGGCGTCGCATGGAGCGCGGCGGGATCGCTCCCGTGCTGCGCGGCGGGCACGTCGGTCGTGGTCGACGGCGAGGCGATCGTGCGGAGCGGCGTGCTCGTCGATCCGAGCTGA
- a CDS encoding DUF4336 domain-containing protein, which yields MSLKRTMTIVRLADGRLVVHSGIALGAREMERIEAWGAPAFLVVPNAGHRLDAKAYAARYPHARVVAPRGAKKGVEEVVHVDATYADVDVGDASVRFETLAGVDEGEGAMIVRSDDGVTVVLNDCVMNMDRKRDPLGFFFTTLLGSAPGPRVSRLVRRVFVKDRSALRRDLERLAALPDLTRLVVSHEKVAHGAEARRALERAATYL from the coding sequence ATGTCCCTGAAGCGAACGATGACGATCGTTCGCCTCGCGGACGGACGGCTCGTCGTGCACAGCGGCATCGCGCTCGGCGCGCGCGAGATGGAGCGCATCGAGGCGTGGGGCGCGCCTGCGTTCCTGGTCGTGCCGAACGCAGGACACCGGCTCGATGCGAAGGCGTACGCCGCGCGTTATCCGCACGCGCGCGTCGTCGCGCCGCGCGGCGCGAAGAAGGGCGTCGAGGAGGTCGTGCACGTCGACGCGACCTACGCCGACGTCGACGTCGGCGATGCGAGCGTGCGCTTCGAGACGCTCGCCGGCGTCGACGAAGGGGAGGGCGCGATGATCGTGCGCTCCGACGACGGCGTGACCGTCGTGCTCAACGACTGCGTGATGAACATGGACCGCAAGCGCGATCCGCTGGGCTTCTTCTTCACGACGCTGCTCGGCTCCGCGCCCGGGCCGCGCGTGTCGCGCCTCGTGCGTCGGGTGTTCGTGAAGGATCGCAGCGCGCTGCGCCGCGATCTCGAGCGCCTCGCGGCGCTGCCCGATCTGACGCGCCTCGTGGTGTCGCACGAGAAGGTCGCGCACGGCGCCGAGGCGCGGCGGGCCCTCGAGCGCGCGGCGACCTATCTGTGA
- a CDS encoding M14 family metallopeptidase, which translates to MSADDLAALADAIAPFLDDPPLRDDVDLTRIGRYRGFGEVVGAIAALRDRGARVTVAGRSHEGAPVLRVDIGDVRASSGSLMIAGTHAMEWIGVEVALAILDAIADEPGDRRIVAFPVLNPDGYRRAERDLRSGRKMRYSRANARGVDLNRNWPTHWAPTGLIPRVLPLLGSAGSHPASEPEIRAVLDTILEVKEAGHTRLERALSLHSFGAVLLLPYGGRWALPPEHPRLHAMAREVRRALRKRYGIRSVARWVPGFFAHGMEVDHLLHEGMSPLLVECSRGGLSFFDPSSWVVPFRWYNPPRPVRHVTELQHALLPFLGFGHASE; encoded by the coding sequence ATGAGCGCCGACGATCTCGCTGCGCTCGCCGACGCGATCGCGCCGTTCCTCGACGATCCGCCGCTGCGCGACGACGTCGACCTCACGCGCATCGGACGCTATCGCGGCTTCGGCGAGGTGGTGGGCGCGATCGCGGCGCTGCGCGATCGCGGCGCGCGCGTGACCGTCGCGGGGCGCTCGCACGAGGGGGCGCCGGTGCTGCGCGTCGACATCGGCGACGTCCGCGCGAGCAGCGGCTCGCTCATGATCGCGGGCACTCACGCGATGGAGTGGATCGGCGTGGAGGTCGCGCTCGCGATCCTCGACGCGATCGCGGACGAGCCCGGCGATCGCCGCATCGTCGCGTTCCCGGTGCTGAACCCCGACGGCTATCGCCGCGCGGAGCGCGATCTGCGCTCGGGCAGGAAGATGCGTTACTCGCGCGCGAACGCGCGCGGCGTCGATCTCAACCGCAACTGGCCGACGCACTGGGCGCCCACCGGGCTCATCCCGCGCGTGCTGCCGCTGCTCGGGAGCGCGGGCTCGCACCCCGCGTCGGAGCCCGAGATCCGCGCGGTGCTCGACACGATCCTCGAGGTGAAAGAGGCGGGCCACACCCGACTCGAGCGCGCGCTCTCGCTGCACTCGTTCGGCGCGGTGTTGCTCCTGCCCTACGGCGGACGATGGGCGCTCCCGCCCGAGCATCCGCGCCTGCACGCGATGGCGCGCGAGGTCCGGCGCGCGCTGCGCAAGCGCTACGGAATTCGTAGCGTCGCGCGCTGGGTGCCCGGCTTCTTCGCGCACGGCATGGAGGTCGATCACCTGCTGCACGAGGGGATGTCGCCGCTGCTCGTCGAGTGCTCGCGCGGGGGTCTGTCGTTCTTCGATCCCTCGAGCTGGGTCGTGCCGTTCCGCTGGTACAACCCGCCGCGCCCGGTGCGTCACGTGACCGAGCTGCAGCACGCGCTGCTGCCGTTCCTCGGCTTCGGTCACGCGAGCGAATGA
- a CDS encoding EVE domain-containing protein, whose amino-acid sequence MKLWLMKSEPDVFSIQDLARDRTTTWEGVRNYQARNFMRDDMKVGDLVLYYHSNADPSGVAGVARVAKLAYPDPTQFDPKSEYYDEGSPKDDPRWLMVDVEFVEAFDEVVSLDRLKSDKALDGMLVIKKGQRLSVQPVEKKHFARVLKLAGAKTKL is encoded by the coding sequence ATGAAGCTGTGGCTGATGAAGAGCGAGCCCGACGTCTTCTCGATCCAGGATCTCGCGCGTGATCGCACGACGACGTGGGAAGGCGTGCGCAACTACCAGGCACGCAACTTCATGCGCGACGACATGAAGGTCGGCGACCTCGTCCTCTACTACCACTCGAACGCGGATCCATCGGGCGTCGCGGGCGTCGCGCGGGTAGCGAAGCTGGCGTACCCCGACCCGACGCAATTCGACCCGAAGAGCGAGTACTACGACGAGGGCTCGCCGAAGGACGATCCGCGCTGGCTCATGGTCGACGTCGAGTTCGTCGAGGCGTTCGACGAGGTGGTCTCGCTCGATCGACTGAAGAGCGACAAGGCGCTCGACGGGATGCTCGTGATCAAGAAGGGACAGCGCCTGTCGGTGCAGCCCGTCGAGAAGAAGCACTTCGCGCGCGTGCTGAAGCTGGCAGGCGCGAAGACGAAGCTCTGA
- a CDS encoding four-helix bundle copper-binding protein has protein sequence MEMTARMLEMTPGIRMRSDRALLACIDACFECAQVCTLCANACLQERMVAMLRQCIRLNLDCADVCDATGRVLSRVGPHGTRMARTMVEACAIACEECARECEQHADVHEHCRLCAEACRRCERACRALLAS, from the coding sequence ATGGAGATGACCGCTCGGATGCTCGAGATGACGCCCGGGATCCGCATGCGCAGCGACCGCGCGCTGCTCGCGTGCATCGACGCGTGCTTCGAGTGCGCGCAGGTCTGCACGCTCTGCGCGAACGCGTGCCTGCAGGAGCGCATGGTCGCGATGCTGCGCCAGTGCATCCGGCTCAACCTCGACTGCGCCGACGTGTGCGACGCGACGGGGCGCGTGCTCTCGCGCGTCGGTCCGCACGGCACGCGCATGGCGCGCACGATGGTCGAGGCGTGCGCGATCGCGTGCGAAGAGTGCGCGCGCGAGTGCGAGCAGCACGCGGACGTGCACGAGCACTGCCGGCTGTGCGCGGAAGCGTGCCGGCGCTGCGAGCGTGCTTGTCGCGCGCTGCTCGCGTCGTGA